The Magnolia sinica isolate HGM2019 chromosome 9, MsV1, whole genome shotgun sequence genome contains a region encoding:
- the LOC131255341 gene encoding probable disease resistance RPP8-like protein 4, with translation MLEKPLLNILVVGFKLLRVMDLQNVELSSLPDEIGSIIHLRYLRLIVLQMLPSTITRLSNLQTFYLHCPEFNMQLDDICKMEKIRHLLLPWGCSISKHTPLHRLSNLQTLKVVKADSWIEAGLEKLTNLRDLEMHDLKMASSHSICKLVRLRSLSLITRYGCSIPAFESFSNHQHLYKMKLSGRLEKFLDLHEFPLNLTELHLIGSKIQQDPMGTLEKLPNLRILALRQRHWTRKEESYMGKEMVCSAGGFLQLQRLSIEEGELVEWRVEEGAMPNLRCLEINSCYELKMLPDGLQHVTTLKELKLRMMAKELEERVRENEGEAWYKIRHIPSIIYPAGF, from the coding sequence ATGCTGGAGAAACCGCTGTTGAATATCCTAGTAGTCGGTTTCAAATTGCTTAGGGTGATGGATCTCCAAAATGTAGAACTCTCCAGTCTCCCAGATGAAATTGGGTCTATAATCCACTTGAGGTACCTACGTCTCATTGTACTTCAAATGCTACCATCCACTATAACCCGCTTGTCCAATCTACAAacattttatctacactgtccggAGTTCAACATGCAGCTGGATGATATTTGTAAGATGGAAAAGATACGACACCTACTGCTACCATGGGGATGTTCAATCAGCAAACACACGCCACTCCATCGCTTAAGCAATCTCCAGACTCTAAAGGTAGTAAAGGCAGACAGCTGGATAGAAGCTGGGTTAGAGAAACTGACCAATTTGAGAGATTTGGAAATGCATGATCTGAAAATGGCATCATCCCATTCCATTTGTAAATTGGTTCGCCTCAGATCATTATCACTAATTACAAGATATGGATGTTCGATTCCAGCTTTTGAATCCTTCTCAAATCATCAGCATCTATATAAGATGAAATTGTCGGGACGCTTAGAGAAATTTCTCGACCTGCATGAATTCCCACTTAACCTCACCGAGCTACACTTGATTGGGTCCAAAATACAGCAAGATCCAATGGGAACGCTGGAGAAGCTGCCGAACCTACGGATTCTCGCATTACGCCAACGTCACTGGACAAGGAAAGAAGAATCTTATATGGGAAAGGAAATGGTTTGTTCCGCCGGAGGGTTTCTGCAGCTCCAAAGATTGAGTATTGAGGAAGGTGAATTAGTGGAGTGGAGAGTGGAGGAAGGAGCGATGCCGAATCTTAGATGCTTAGAGATTAATTCTTGCTATGAATTGAAGATGCTTCCTGATGGATTGCAACACGTAACCACCCTCAAAGAATTGAAGCTGAGGATGATGGCAAAAGAACTGGAAGAAAGGGtgagagagaatgagggagaggcCTGGTATAAGATCCGACATATACCCTCTATTATCTACCCTGCCGGGTTTTGA
- the LOC131255340 gene encoding disease resistance protein RPP13-like encodes MTGSHLLKKNKIRDLLKDIHGKHRNNSVVKRWVGQVREVAYDAEDIIDSYIFNIAQQRGETSAGFMRILRSVSRCITDIPAIHQVGKKISDIERRLNEILSNRPELGIDNISASGEASSSSDQTYTWREKRAPIAEEADVIGVEDETKTLVGWLIEGDAQRAVISITRMGRIIFLSILKSLGRNERETAAVEDLCKQLYDHLEGKKYLVVIDDIWTRDAWNGFVSAFPDRQKGSRVVLTTRNEEIAKYADAQSTPHKMHFLAFKTWNSEIKADDLIKLWIAEGFVQQRGEEELEYVAEDYLDELVCRSMIQVARRKSNGTVENCRIHYLLRDLSISGGKEERFLDVHGNIAPT; translated from the exons ATGACCGGGTCACATCtcttgaagaaaaataaaatacgtGACTTACTCAAGGACATCCATGGGAAGCACAGAAACAATAGTGTGGTTAAGCGTTGGGTGGGCCAAGTAAGAGAAGTAGCCTATGATGCTGAGGACATCATCGACTCCTACATCTTTAACATTGCACAACAGCGAGGAGAGACAAGTGCTGGATTCATGAGAATCCTAAGAAGTGTTTCTCGTTGCATCACAGACATCCCAGCCATCCACCAGGTTGGAAAAAAGATCAGTGACATAGAAAGAAGGCTCAATGAGATCTTGTCCAACAGACCAGAGCTCGGCATCGACAATATATCAGCATCCGGAGAAGCTTCATCATCTTCAGATCAAACCTACACATGGAGGGAGAAGAGGGCTCCCATCGCCGAGGAAGCCGATGTGATTGGTGTCGAAGATGAGACAAAGACACTGGTGGGGTGGCTGATTGAAGGAGATGCGCAGCGTGCTGTCATTTCGATCACACGTATGGGACGAATA ATTTTCCTGAGCATTCTAAAATCTCTGGGAAGAAATGAAAGGGAGACGGCGGCTGTGGAAGACCTGTGTAAGCAGCTCTATGATCACTTGGAAGGGAAGAAATATCTGGTGGTAATTGATGATATATGGACTAGAGACGCTTGGAACGGTTTCGTCTCTGCATTTCCAGATAGGCAAAAGGGCAGCAGGGTGGTGCTCACTACTCGCAATGAAGAAATAGCCAAGTATGCAGATGCACAGAGCACGCCCCATAAGATGCATTTTCTTGCCTTCAAAACCTGGA ACTCTGAAATTAAAGCGGATGACTTGATTAAGTTGTGGATAGCAGAAGGGTTCGTGCagcaaagaggagaagaagaactaGAGTATGTTGCAGAAGACTACCTTGATGAGCTCGTATGTAGAAGCATGATTCAGGTGGCAAGAAGGAAGAGCAATGGAACAGTTGAAAATTGCCGTATTCATTATCTTCTACGTGACCTCTCAATATCAGGAGGCAAGGAGGAGAGATTTCTGGATGTGCATGGGAACATAGCGCCTACATAA